The Desulfovibrio fairfieldensis sequence CCGTGGGTGCCTACTATCTGATCATGGTCACCCTGGCCACCTGGCTGCTGCGCTGGCTGGAAAAACGCTTTCATGTGCCGGGCTTCGGCGCACGCTGACAAAACCGTTCATCACAACAGCCGGCCGCCGGACGGAATGCGTACTTTTGCGGTACGAACCCGACCGACGACCGGCTGTCTGTTGTCGCAATTCAGATGCAATGCCGCTGCGCGGCAACTTCCGGGGTCCGCCCTCAGTAAAAGCCGTCCGTGAAAAGCTGCATCTTTCCGCGCGGCAAGGGTTTCTCGTCTGAAACTCCCTACTGCTCCAGCTCGCTTTTCAGCCAGGCCTTGATCCCGGGGGTAGGTTCGCTGATGCCGCGCCACGTGCCGTGGGCCTGACGGAAATCCGCCAGCAGGCTGTCCGGCAGAGGCACGCTGATGAGATCGTCGGCCCGCTCGGAATTACGCCGCACCAGACGCACCACCGGCGGGTCCTGCCAACTGTCCACCACAAAATAATGGGAAACATCCTCTTTGGAGCGCACCGGCGGGTATTCGGCATGCCAGTCGTTGTTGCCCCATTCCAGA is a genomic window containing:
- a CDS encoding DVU0772 family protein, producing the protein MPSLKDFALYDIDWNLTPEHAVTMYLEWGNNDWHAEYPPVRSKEDVSHYFVVDSWQDPPVVRLVRRNSERADDLISVPLPDSLLADFRQAHGTWRGISEPTPGIKAWLKSELEQ